From one Gadus morhua chromosome 8, gadMor3.0, whole genome shotgun sequence genomic stretch:
- the jcadb gene encoding junctional protein associated with coronary artery disease has protein sequence MVDNGRPPLGAGRRDGTLSSYEMDRGLAMGVGVGMGMGMGMGMGAGPYSGMYGGGGGGGGGGRQALVKAYPGAGLPGTLDGEMVDRGALRRKEASMYILGELQNPLGDSLATDSGFYDVPSLTYSEPTSHEERDVSYWRRRGQDFSVLLDYADGRELRASAGAWRPQTLMAAEEHRAERHAQQLWEDISWLRDLDAAPGQLRVTGERKCQSLGTEEWKPAVGLGRQLSDAEGDRWALEQYRLRTIEGSFHPRTKAKSQSLPRVLSPVGMECRELVPSRPSLPDRQRMSSTVFTGPYSRYVYSGAVSRDRWGRNAWPSSHVALLPKPRFSRPLKPPSYEIHQQTRGSAEMLAIDQGAKQKDRLVYYPRGGELQRQDYFAQHSAIFGIEPPGYIPPPSYRRAPPQRAVPLNRNEMANLRWRAESLQMPGSDAGRWFSRQAGSWLEHYGERGMSYRKPVRSVYEEHPIHSRSLPIIDPKVRQISGGSGVTSLTDTDKLRNINKEVPCAKVLGQSTHDSAFPSSRGLAQNSDNPKSLNDNDSSSRWPSRGLNKGSDSVASELSRSQFFPSSILGKPPPPPCKPPEQGTSETVTEVKKPEPPELPEKDKSKNLKKKLSETIFCLVSVPVTPQHVGMSRDQNNNDEKSPGPVDSPSENKTGHLTNQSLQSTSSAEAELQALTGSIASSKTSSRASSKMVKRIPCRPPKINHYKELKLSGTWPANQYRDQETQTIPEARKPEAPESENKEAQQDPVPQDMDVPPDGGGVMNTFTFPITGVKSLKLSSNSAFSLTSSFSSFSSQLNQSTGQSQTPSGNVEEAQPAACGGQEVFGQFLLKPISQRPWDSVKDQETVNKELQDQPQQGSKPPSVDKCIEDLNEAYKDILELGTASNKAPNGSVQIPERIKIRLSSEPLNKPSSLRRSAVSWSVDPEYREMKSAFSRPATKSVTFSKQLREELPVPPRETGFREYRVIPHLSRRSSSIDGRTVKLDLSDEPVLTPICDFILPSSNVAAEVPWADRQPMQDASTLTSPPDYEDICQTLRQSRDSDMNTAGGSKPNDGEHLRDLNVESEEDCPICKRELENRMRQGPLPPLHEENSSDSSGNQNGSPPQFSALSPTEEPGVSPLESNLTLEKSEQHGTPDEKVGAAGNADDASTEDLSKCSEIKTAENSPENEDTAPVASFFITAVDLPAESRVTAKPVSTEKESAERDATAGKSPESVVVKKKASVKDACEGPDSTTPQNRPDLEKKPLALPESRVVLRPQLGRDHPGLPEFPPDRLPLSVLPNPDRRLSLSLEGGERRGRGAAPSHVVVEALQDKMAAPPGRPPFERPARLREVDTVYRMRRLSIHSNDSGEAEAEGESEEAKPGEAPPASQRDKEDEQDVTGSWQAPGETAPRGEEASRLSEPADTGQVGGQ, from the exons ATGGTGGACAACGGCAGGCCGCCGCTCGGCGCGGGCCGCCGGGACGGCACCCTGAGCAGCTACGAGATGGACCGGGGGCTGGCCatgggcgtgggcgtgggcaTGGGGATGGGCATGGGCATGGGGATGGGGGCGGGGCCGTACAGCGGCATGtacggcggcgggggcggcggcggtggcggcggccggcAGGCGCTGGTGAAGGCGTACCCCGGCGCTGGCCTGCCGGGGACTCTGGACGGGGAGATGGTGGACCGGGGTGCTCTGCGGAGGAAGGAGGCCTCCATGTATATCCTGGGGGAGCTGCAGAACCCCCTGGGGGACTCCCTGGCCACGGACAGCGG GTTCTACGACGTTCCCAGCCTGACGTACTCCGAGCCCACGAGCCACGAGGAGAGGGACGTCTCCTACTGGCGGCGGCGAGGCCAGGACTTCAGCGTGCTCCTGGACTACGCCGACGGCCGGGAGCTGCGGGCGTCGGCCGGCGCCTGGCGGCCGCAGACCCTGATGGCAGCCGAGGAGCACCGGGCGGAGCGGCACGCGCAGCAGCTGTGGGAGGACATCTCCTGGCTGCGGGACCTGGACGCCGCCCCCGGTCAGCTGAGGGTGACCGGGGAGAGGAAGTGCCAGAGCCTGGGCACGGAGGAGTGGAAGCCGGCCGTGGGCCTCGGGAGGCAGCTGTCCGACGCAGAGGGAGACAGGTGGGCGCTGGAGCAGTACCGGCTGAGGACTATTGAGGGGTCCTTCCACCCCAGAACTAAGGCCAAGTCCCAGTCCCTCCCGAGGGTCTTGTCCCCCGTAGGGATGGAGTGCAGAGAGCTGGTCCCGTCAAGGCCCAGCCTACCCGACAGACAGAGAATGAGCAGCACTGTTTTCACCGGGCCTTATAGTCGCTACGTCTACAGCGGTGCTGTGAGCAGGGACCGCTGGGGCCGGAACGCCTGGCCGAGCAGCCACGTCGCACTTTTGCCGAAGCCCAGGTTCAGCAGGCCTTTGAAGCCGCCGTCGTATGAGATTCACCAGCAGACGAGGGGCAGCGCGGAGATGCTCGCCATCGACCAGGGCGCCAAACAAAAGGACAGGCTCGTGTACTACCCGAGAGGCGGCGAGTTGCAGAGACAGGACTATTTCGCACAACACTCGGCCATCTTCGGTATAGAGCCCCCCGGCTACATCCCACCCCCCTCTTATAGACGAGCCCCGCCCCAAAGAGCAGTGCCACTCAACCGCAACGAGATGGCAAACCTAAGATGGAGGGCAGAGTCTCTGCAGATGCCCGGCTCCGACGCTGGTCGCTGGTTTTCTAGACAGGCAGGTTCTTGGCTGGAACACTACGGGGAGCGAGGCATGTCCTACCGAAAGCCGGTGCGCTCCGTATATGAAGAACATCCGATTCATAGCCGCTCCTTGCCCATTATCGACCCAAAGGTGAGACAAATCTCAGGAGGGTCCGGTGTTACTTCTCTCACTGACACGGACAAGCTCCGGAACATCAACAAAGAGGTTCCCTGTGCTAAGGTTTTAGGACAATCTACACATGATAGTGCCTTCCCCTCATCACGGGGGCTAGCTCAGAACTCCGACAACCCCAAGTCTCTCAATGACAACGACAGCAGTAGTCGGTGGCCAAGCAGGGGACTAAACAAGGGAAGTGACAGTGTAGCCTCTGAGCTGAGCCGAAGTCAGTTCTTTCCTTCTTCTATTCTGGgtaaaccaccaccacccccatgcAAGCCTCCAGAACAGGGTACGTCCGAAACTGTGACCGAAGTCAAAAAGCCTGAACCGCCGGAACTCCCAGAGAAAGACAAGTCCAAGAACCTAAAAAAGAAGCTTAGTGAGACGATTTTTTGTTTGGTGTCTGTTCCCGTCACCCCACAGCATGTGGGGATGTCACGTGACCAGAACAACAACGATGAGAAATCACCAGGCCCGGTGGACAGTCCTAGCGAAAACAAGACGGGACACTTAACAAACCAAAGTCTCCAAAGCACATCTTCTGCTGAAGCGGAGCTGCAAGCACTAACCGGTAGCATAGCAAGCAGCAAAACGAGCAGCAGAGCCAGCAGCAAAATGGTGAAAAGAATACCTTGTAGACCCCCTAAGATCAATCATTACAAGGAGCTAAAACTGTCAGGAACCTGGCCTGCAAACCAGTATCGAGACCAGGAGACACAAACCATCCCAGAGGCCCGAAAACCAGAGGCTCCAGAGTCGGAAAACAAGGAAGCACAACAAGATCCTGTTCCCCAAGACATGGACGTTCCCCCTGACGGTGGCGGTGTGATGAACACCTTCACTTTCCCCATAACGGGGGTGAAGAGTTTGAAATTGTCCAGCAACAGCGCCTTCTCCCTGActtcttccttctcttctttctccaGCCAGCTGAACCAGAGCACAGGTCAGTCGCAAACACCCTCAGGAAACGTGGAGGAGGCCCAACCAGCAGCCTGTGGTGGGCAGGAAGTGTTTGGACAGTTCCTGCTGAAACCAATCAGTCAGCGACCATGGGATTCGGTCAAAGATCAAGAGACGGTCAACAAAGAGCTTCAGGATCAACCGCAGCAGGGCAGCAAACCGCCCAGTGTTGACAAATGCATAGAGGATCTCAACGAGGCCTACAAAGACATCTTGGAGCTTGGTACTGCCAGCAATAAAGCCCCAAATGGTTCTGTGCAGATTCCTGAGCGTATCAAGATACGGCTGTCGTCTGAGCCGCTCAACAAGCCCAGCAGCCTTAGGCGCAGTGCAGTCAGCTGGTCCGTTGACCCGGAGTACAGGGAGATGAAGAGCGCCTTTTCCAGACCTGCGACAAAATCGGTAACTTTCAGCAAGCAGCTTAGGGAGGAGCTTCCCGTCCCACCGCGGGAGACAGGCTTCAGAGAATACAGGGTCATTCCACATCTTTCACGCAGGAGTAGCAGTATCGACGGCAGGACGGTCAAACTGGACCTGTCGGATGAGCCAGTTCTTACGCCAATATGTGACTTCATACTGCCGTCCTCCAACGTCGCCGCGGAGGTTCCCTGGGCTGACAGGCAGCCCATGCAGGACGCGTCCACGCTTACCAGTCCCCCCGATTACGAGGACATATGCCAGACCCTGCGGCAGTCTAGAGACTCTGATATGAACACGGCGGGCGGTTCCAAGCCAAATGACGGTGAGCATTTGCGAGACCTCAATGTGGAATCGGAAGAGGACTGCCCCATTTGTAAAAGAGAGCTTGAGAATCGGATGAGACAGGGCCCACTGCCTCCTCTTCACGAGGAGAACAGCTCAGACAGCTCTGGCAATCAAAATGGCAGTCCACCGCAGTTTTCTGCATTGAGTCCAACCGAGGAGCCGGGAGTGAGTCCTTTGGAGTCTAACCTGACCCTTGAAAAGAGTGAGCAGCATGGAACGCCTGATGAAAAGGTGGGGGCAGCCGGGAATGCAGACGATGCTTCGACAGAGGATTTAAGTAAATGCAGTGAGATAAAGACCGCAGAGAACAGCCCGGAGAATGAAGACACGGCGCCTGTGGCTTCTTTCTTCATCACGGCGGTTGATTTACCAGCAGAGTCCCGAGTCACGGCGAAGCCAGTGAGCACTGAAAAAGAGTCGGCAGAGAGAGACGCCACGGCAGGAAAGAGCCCTGAGAGTGTTGTCGTCAAAAAGAAAGCCTCTGTAAAAGACGCGTGCGAGGGGCCGGACTCTACCACGCCTCAAAACCGGCCGGACCTAGAGAAGAAGCCATTGGCCCTCCCAGAAAGTAGAGTCGTTCTACGGCCCCAGCTGGGGCGAGACCACCCAGGGTTACCAGAGTTCCCACCGGACCGACTGCCACTCTCGGTTCTCCCGAACCCAGACCGCAGGCTGTCTTTAAGcttggaagggggggagaggaggggacggggggcggCTCCCAGCCACGTGGTGGTGGAAGCACTGCAGGACAAGATGGCTGCTCCTCCAGGGCGGCCACCCTTTGAAAGGCCGGCGCGGTTGAGGGAGGTGGATACTGTCTACCGCATGAGACGGCTCAGCATTCACAGCAACGACTCtggggaggcggaggcggagggagagagcgaggaggccAAGCCAGGGGAAGCACCGCCGGCCTcccagagagacaaagaggatgAGCAAGACGTCACCGGTTCTtggcaggcccctggagagaCGGCGCCGCGGGGCGAGGAGGCGTCCCGTCTTTCAG AGCCAGCAGACACAGGACAAGTGGGAGGACAGTAG